ATCAATATCCAGATGATCAGCACTTCCGAGATCAAGATCTCCTGCATCATCAAGTCCGATCAGGGGAAAAAGGCGGTCCAGATCCTGCATAAAGCGTTCGGCCTCGAAAAGGTGGCATGACCTTAGCGGCTTCCCTTCTGGCCTGTTATTTGATCGGTTCGATCCCCTTTAGTTACATCTTTTCCCGGCTCCGCCGCGGCGTCGACCCGCGCCAGGCCGGGACCGGCAATGTCGGTGCCTCCAACGCTTTGATCGTGGCCGGGAAACTGGCGGCGGTCCTGGCGGTGATCGGCGATACCGCCAAGGGGATCCTGGCGGTCGTGATCGCGCGCTGGCTCGGTCTGAACGACTGGGGGATCGTCTTTTCCTCCCTGGCGGTCGTTCTGGGCCACGATTTTCCCGTTTTCCTCGGTTTTCGGGGTGGAAAAGGGGTTGCCACGACCGGCGGAATCCTGATCGGGCTCGATCCGTTTTTTGCCGGCATCATCATCCTGCTGTGGGTGTTCTGCATGCTGATCCTGCAGCGGTTCATTCCCGGTTCGCTGTTAACTTTTCTTCTCCTCCCTTTGATCATGTGGATGGGATTCTGGCGTTTCCCCTACATCGTTTGGGCGATCGTCAATGCGGTTTTGGTTTTTTATGTCCACCGGCAGGATATCAAGCGTTTCCTGGCCGGTAACGAGCTGACTATCCAGGAATCTCTGGCCAAAACATTCAATAAATGATAGAATGACCCTTGTCGGGGCGTAGCTTAGCTTGGTAGAGCGCACGGTTCGGGACCGTGAGGTCGGAGGTTCAAATCCTCTCGCCCCGATATTTAATAATTATGGATAAGAATACTAAAAAGCAAAGGTTTTATACCATCATGGTCGTACCCCATGATGCCCGGGGGAAGCCGGTCAGCATCAAGCTTCCCGCGAGCTGGGTGTACACAGCCGTGACCCTGACCTGCTTTTTCCTCCTGGTCGTCGGTTCCTCGATAGTCTACTCAACTCTCCTTTCCCGCCGGCTGGTCGACTATGCCGACACGGTCTCCAAGAACAAACAGCAGGAGGCGGTGATCAGCTCTTTTTCGGCCAAGACCGACAAAGTCGCCCGCCAGATCGACGAACTGGTCAAAAAGGACAATGAACTGCGTAAACAGCTTGGCCTGAAAGGGTGGGAGATCAAGGAAGTGCGGACCACGGTCCCGACCGCGGAAAAGGTCAACTATCTCCTGGAGAAAGCGGAAGAGCGGTTGGCGCAAAAACGGAAAAGCCACGAAGAATTGCTCCAGTGGGTCAGCTTTGTCCGCTCCCGCTACGCGGCAACCCCGTCGACCTGGCCGATCTACGGGCGGCTGGTCTCTTTCTTCGGTTATCGCCGCTACCCCTGGCGCGGGATGCACACCGGGGTAGATATCCAGGCCGGCTACGGCGCGGGGGTCCGCGCGACCGCTCCCGGCGTCGTGACCTACACCGGCTGGCGCCACGGCTACGGGAAAACCGTCGAGATCAGCCACGGCCACGGCGTGGCCACGCTCTACGCCCACAACTCCAATTACGCGGTCAAGGTCGGCCAGCGCATTAAGAAAGGCCAGATCGTTTGTTACGTCGGCACGACCGGCTGGACCACCGGCCCGCACCTGCATTACGAGGTCCGCCGCTACGACCGGCCGATCAATCCGGTGGCGTTCCTGGACCTGAACATGATGACCGCCAGCCGGCTCTGGAGGGAATAAACCATGGGAATGTTTGCCAACGCTAAACGGCCCCCGCTCCTCAGTGGAGGGATGGATTCGATCATCGGCGAGAACGCCCGGATCAAGGGGGAGCTGATCTCCAAAGGCTCGGTCAACGTGGCCGGCGAGTTCGAAGGCGCGGTCAAGGCCGACGGCGAAGTGATCATTGCGCCCAGCGGTAAAGTGGTCGGCGAGCTGCACGGCGGGACCGTCAGCGTTTCCGGCCGGGTCGACGGCAACATTTACGCCAAAGAGACTCTGGAGGTCTGCAAGACCGGCCGGGTCCACGGCGACCTGTCCGGTGGCCGGATCGTCATCGAAGAAGGGGCGACCTACCACGGCCGGGTCCAGGTCGAATCGGGCCCGAGCGCGGCCGAACCGCCGCAGACTTAGCCGCGCATGGCCGGCACGCTTTTTATCGTTGCCACGCCGATCGGCAACCTGGAAGACATCACCTTCCGCGCCGTCCGGATCCTCTCGGAGGTCGACCTGATCGCCGCCGAAGATACCCGCCACAGTAAAATTCTATTAATGAAATACCAGATCAACACGCCGCTGACCTCTTATCATAAATTTAACATCAAAGGAAAGACGCCGCATTTGCTCGAACAGCTCCAGCTGGGCAAGAACATCGCCCTGATCTCCGATTCGGGCATGCCGGGGATCTCGGACCCGGGGCAGGAGATCATCAAGGCCGCTGTGGAGCAGAACATCCGGGTTGAAGCCATTCCCGGGCCGTCGGCTTCGCTGGCGGCCCTGGCCGTTTCCGGTTTGCCGACCGATCGTTTTTTGTTCCTGGGATTTCTGCCGAAGAAACCGGGGAAAAAACGGAAGGCGCTGGAGCGGGCGCTGGCGGAAGAGGGCTCGCTCATTATTTATGAATCGCCGTTCCGGGTCGTCAAAACGGTGCGGGAGATCCATGCTATAATGGGCGACCGGCAAATAGCCGTTTGCCGCGAGTTGACCAAGAAGTTCGAAGAAGTCATCCGGGGAACGGCGGGGGAGGTGGCCGAACAGTTAGCGGCGAAGAACGTCAAAGGCGAGATCGTGATCGTGGTTTCCGGGCAAGTTACTCAACGGGAGAGTAATTAGTTAATCAGCAGGTTCTAATCCTGCCTTGCGCCGGAAGTGGAGTTGTCCCGCGAACTCCGTACTTCAAAATAAAAGGAGTATGGAGATGTTAAAACGTATTGGCTTGCTTTGCCTCTTGGTTCTCTTCTGTAATGCCGCGCTGGCGCTCGATGCCCCCCGCTTTTACGGTGAAG
This window of the Candidatus Margulisiibacteriota bacterium genome carries:
- the rsmI gene encoding 16S rRNA (cytidine(1402)-2'-O)-methyltransferase yields the protein MAGTLFIVATPIGNLEDITFRAVRILSEVDLIAAEDTRHSKILLMKYQINTPLTSYHKFNIKGKTPHLLEQLQLGKNIALISDSGMPGISDPGQEIIKAAVEQNIRVEAIPGPSASLAALAVSGLPTDRFLFLGFLPKKPGKKRKALERALAEEGSLIIYESPFRVVKTVREIHAIMGDRQIAVCRELTKKFEEVIRGTAGEVAEQLAAKNVKGEIVIVVSGQVTQRESN
- a CDS encoding polymer-forming cytoskeletal protein, which encodes MFANAKRPPLLSGGMDSIIGENARIKGELISKGSVNVAGEFEGAVKADGEVIIAPSGKVVGELHGGTVSVSGRVDGNIYAKETLEVCKTGRVHGDLSGGRIVIEEGATYHGRVQVESGPSAAEPPQT
- the plsY gene encoding glycerol-3-phosphate 1-O-acyltransferase PlsY: MTLAASLLACYLIGSIPFSYIFSRLRRGVDPRQAGTGNVGASNALIVAGKLAAVLAVIGDTAKGILAVVIARWLGLNDWGIVFSSLAVVLGHDFPVFLGFRGGKGVATTGGILIGLDPFFAGIIILLWVFCMLILQRFIPGSLLTFLLLPLIMWMGFWRFPYIVWAIVNAVLVFYVHRQDIKRFLAGNELTIQESLAKTFNK
- a CDS encoding M23 family metallopeptidase, encoding MDKNTKKQRFYTIMVVPHDARGKPVSIKLPASWVYTAVTLTCFFLLVVGSSIVYSTLLSRRLVDYADTVSKNKQQEAVISSFSAKTDKVARQIDELVKKDNELRKQLGLKGWEIKEVRTTVPTAEKVNYLLEKAEERLAQKRKSHEELLQWVSFVRSRYAATPSTWPIYGRLVSFFGYRRYPWRGMHTGVDIQAGYGAGVRATAPGVVTYTGWRHGYGKTVEISHGHGVATLYAHNSNYAVKVGQRIKKGQIVCYVGTTGWTTGPHLHYEVRRYDRPINPVAFLDLNMMTASRLWRE